A window from Musa acuminata AAA Group cultivar baxijiao chromosome BXJ3-10, Cavendish_Baxijiao_AAA, whole genome shotgun sequence encodes these proteins:
- the LOC135651067 gene encoding NDR1/HIN1-like protein 1 gives MTTDCGNHEEQKRHKVYRRLFAAFLLLIILVLLVVLIVWLVLRPTKPKFYLQDASVAQFNLSSGDGTLTAVLQVTLASRNPNDRIGVYYDRVDAFALYKAQQVTATTALPPGYQGHNDVTVWSPYLYGAAVPLGPYLADALSQDQNAGYILLYIRVIGSLRWKVGTWISGHYHLQVNCPVFLTVDSGRSHGGDPSTPYLRFQHMTACSVDV, from the coding sequence ATGACGACGGACTGCGGCAACCACGAGGAGCAGAAACGGCACAAGGTGTATCGCCGCCTGTTCGCGGCCTTCCTGCTGCTGATCATCCTCGTCCTCCTCGTCGTGCTCATCGTCTGGCTTGTCCTCCGCCCCACGAAGCCCAAGTTCTACCTCCAGGACGCCTCCGTCGCCCAGTTCAACCTCTCCTCCGGCGATGGCACCCTGACCGCCGTCCTCCAGGTCACCCTCGCCTCCCGCAATCCCAACGACCGCATCGGCGTCTACTACGACCGCGTCGACGCCTTCGCCCTCTACAAGGCCCAGCAGGTCACCGCCACCACCGCCCTCCCACCCGGCTACCAGGGCCACAACGACGTCACCGTCTGGTCTCCCTACCTCTACGGCGCCGCCGTCCCTCTCGGCCCCTACCTCGCCGACGCCCTCTCCCAGGACCAGAACGCCGGCTACATCCTCCTCTACATCCGCGTCATCGGCAGCCTCAGGTGGAAGGTCGGCACCTGGATCTCCGGACATTACCACCTCCAGGTCAACTGCCCCGTCTTCCTTACCGTCGACAGCGGCAGGTCCCACGGCGGCGACCCATCCACGCCCTACCTCCGCTTCCAGCACATGACCGCCTGCAGCGTTGACGTCTGA
- the LOC135651068 gene encoding protein GL2-INTERACTING REPRESSOR 1-like → MSRNHGKNPKVDLKLNLSAKQVRARGGPSTRAVVVSEDEDDSSSSPSVSPPSSCVSSEEEQKQADSPEATSSMVLAGCPRCLMYVMLSEKDPKCPKCKSTVLVDFHRGSTSSRRSRRS, encoded by the coding sequence ATGAGCCGCAACCATGGGAAGAACCCCAAGGTGGACCTGAAGCTGAACCTGTCGGCGAAGCAGGTGAGGGCGAGAGGGGGGCCGTCGACGAGGGCGGTGGTGGTATCGGAGGACGAGGATGACTCATCCTCGTCGCCGTCTGTATCGCCGCCGAGCTCGTGCGTGTCTTCCGAGGAGGAGCAGAAGCAGGCCGACAGCCCGGAGGCGACGTCGTCGATGGTGCTCGCCGGGTGCCCCCGCTGCCTCATGTACGTCATGCTCTCGGAGAAGGACCCCAAGTGCCCCAAGTGCAAGAGCACGGTGCTGGTGGACTTCCACCGCGGCAGCACTAGCTCCCGCAGGAGCAGGAGGAGCTGA
- the LOC135651259 gene encoding putative pentatricopeptide repeat-containing protein At3g15130 yields the protein MMNLLRITNLLGVCSKGSTLKGGIQLHGAAIKMGFVSDLVLNNYLVDMYGKCGRMDLGSAVFDGMSKRNVVSWTALMVGFLQQDDAEECLRLFSDMVFFGVRPNEFTLSTSLKACGLRGIAEIGIQIHGVCVKAGFEQHPVVANSTIFMYSKGGKITDAKQIFDRFPLKNLVTWNTMIAGYSHGIHGSNAFLLFREMQEQGVTPDEYTFASLLKACTCLGLLQEGTQIHASLITSGISNSNNAILSGALIDLYAKCRNLHEARKVFDRTLQKNVILWTTLIVGYAQDGLVKEAMDLFHQFWSSGMRIDGHILSSIIGVFADFALIEQGRQVHSYTVKHPSGSDVSVANSLIDMYLKCGLTEEAERHFREMETKNVVSWTAMINGYGKHGHGHVAIHLFEEMQVKGIEPDEVTYLALLSACSHAGLVEECHDYFSRLMSECHIKPNVEHYACMVDLLGRAGQLQEAKILIESMPVEASVGIWQTLLSACRVHRNLKMGNEVGEILLQMDSGNPVNYVMISNIFAEAGDWKKCERLRKMMKRKGLKKQGGCSWVEIDKEVHFFYGGDDSHPLSNEIHVVLRKVERQMKEELGYTCRVSLALHDVEDETKEESLRVHSERLAIGLWLVHKGLEKTDEVIRVYKNLRVCGDCHEFIKGLSRVTGRALVVRDANRFHRFEDGVCSCGDYW from the coding sequence ATGATGAACCTGCTGAGGATTACCAATCTCCTCGGTGTCTGTTCCAAAGGTTCGACTTTGAAAGGGGGGATTCAGCTCCATGGGGCCGCGATTAAGATGGGCTTCGTTTCCGATCTGGTTCTGAACAATTATTTAGTAGACATGTATGGGAAATGTGGTCGGATGGATTTGGGCAGTGCGGTGTTCGATGGAATGTCTAAGAGAAATGTGGTGTCTTGGACCGCGCTTATGGTTGGGTTTCTGCAACAGGATGATGCCGAGGAGTGCCTAAGATTGTTCAGCGATATGGTGTTTTTTGGTGTGAGGCCGAATGAGTTCACGCTGTCGACAAGTTTGAAAGCTTGTGGTTTGCGAGGGATTGCCGAAATTGGGATTCAGATTCACGGAGTCTGTGTTAAAGCTGGATTTGAGCAGCACCCAGTGGTGGCCAATTCAACCATTTTTATGTATTCTAAAGGTGGAAAAATCACTGATGCCAAGCAAATCTTTGATAGATTTCCACTAAAGAATCTTGTTACCTGGAACACAATGATTGCAGGTTACTCCCATGGAATCCATGGCAGTAATGCGTTCCTTTTGTTTCGAGAGATGCAAGAACAAGGGGTAACGCCTGATGAATATACCTTTGCAAGCTTACTAAAAGCTTGCACTTGTCTTGGATTGCTTCAGGAAGGAACTCAAATCCATGCTTCATTAATTACATCAGGCATTTCTAATTCAAACAATGCAATTCTTTCAGGTGCTCTCATCGATCTCTATGCCAAATGCAGAAATTTACATGAAGCAAGGAAAGTCTTTGATAGGACCTTGCAGAAGAATGTAATATTATGGACAACTTTAATTGTTGGGTATGCTCAAGATGGTCTTGTGAAAGAAGCCATGGATTTGTTTCATCAGTTTTGGAGCTCTGGCATGCGCATTGATGGTCACATACTGTCCAGCATAATTGGTGTTTTTGCTGATTTCGCTTTAATTGAGCAGGGAAGGCAAGTTCATTCCTACACAGTGAAACATCCATCAGGATCAGATGTATCTGTAGCAAACTCTCTCATTGATATGTACCTCAAATGTGGGCTGACAGAAGAAGCAGAAAGGCATTTCAGAGAGATGGAAACTAAGAATGTGGTATCTTGGACTGCAATGATAAATGGCTATGGAAAGCATGGGCATGGCCATGTTGCGATCCACTTGTTTGAAGAGATGCAAGTAAAAGGGATTGAGCCTGATGAAGTGACTTACTTAGCTCTGCTATCGGCATGTAGTCATGCTGGACTTGTGGAAGAATGCCACGACTACTTCTCTAGGTTGATGAGTGAGTGCCATATTAAACCAAATGTAGAGCACTATGCTTGCATGGTTGATCTACTTGGTCGTGCTGGCCAGTTGCAGGAAGCCAAGATCCTTATTGAGAGCATGCCAGTTGAGGCCAGTGTTGGCATTTGGCAGACACTTTTAAGTGCTTGTAGGGTTCATAGAAACCTCAAAATGGGCAATGAAGTCGGAGAAATTTTACTTCAAATGGATAGTGGTAATCCTGTAAATTACGTGATGATATCTAATATTTTTGCAGAGGCAGGTGATTGGAAAAAGTGTGAGAGGCTAAGGAAGATGATGAAAAGAAAAGGGCTGAAGAAACAGGGAGGTTGCAGTTGGGTGGAGATTGATAAGGAGGTTCATTTCTTTTATGGTGGTGATGATTCTCACCCACTTAGCAATGAAATACATGTGGTCCTCAGAAAGGTGGAGAGGCAGATGAAGGAAGAGCTGGGTTATACTTGTAGAGTTAGCCTTGCGTTGCATGATGTGGAGGATGAGACAAAAGAAGAAAGCTTGAGGGTGCACAGTGAGAGATTGGCCATTGGCCTGTGGCTGGTTCATAAAGGCTTGGAGAAGACAGATGAGGTGATCAGGGTGTACAAGAACCTCAGAGTATGCGGTGATTGTCACGAGTTTATTAAGGGGTTGTCAAGGGTGACTGGGAGAGCTTTGGTGGTGAGAGATGCAAACAGGTTCCACAGATTTGAAGATGGTGTTTGTTCCTGTGGGGATTACTGGTGA
- the LOC135651253 gene encoding receptor protein kinase TMK1-like — protein sequence MALRILIKIQSLCLLLGFVSVAFGDTDPGDYKILDEFRKGMTNAELLKWPDDNEDPCGPPRWPYVFCSGSRVTQIQAKNLGLVGTLPPDFNKLSMLANIGLQGNNFTGTLPSFKGLASLQYAYLDNNQFDTIPLDFFVGLDSLQVLALDRIPLNRSTGWMVPADLANSAQLTNLSLSNCNLAGPLPDFIGNMRSLIVLKLSYNRLTGEIPASYSGLPLQILWLNSQQAPGLSGSLGVVASMTFLTDAWLHGNQFSGTIPSSISALTSLNRLWLNNNQLVGLVPANLTSLPQLQSLHLDNNAFMGPIPKVSFSDFTYANNPFCHPTPGVACPPDVAALLGFLDGVGYPMRLARSWSGNDSCTGSWLGVSCASGKIAIINLPNFHLNGTLSPSLGELDSLVKIALGGNNLNGTIPSSLTRLKSLRSLDLSSNNLSPPVPQFPAGVTVVLDGNKMLGTSTPPGGDAPPKSPASSGASSSSSSSKTLLVIVPIAVVVIIVLLAVLFLLWRKKRKTKAPTGIVIQPRDSSADRDNFVKIAIASNGNISASASELRSMNSSSTGETHVIEAGNMVISIQVLRAATGNFAPENVLGRGGFGVVYKGELHDGTTIAVKRTESARVGNEALGEFQAEIAVLSKVRHRHLVSILGYSVEDNERLLVYEYMPQGALSKHLFHWKQLGLEPLSWKKRLNIALDVARGIEYLHNFAKECFIHRDLKSANILLGDDYRAKVSDFGLAKLAPDGKNSVATRLAGTFGYLAPEYAVTGKVTTKVDVFSFGVVLMELLTGLKALDEDRPDESRYLAFWFGRMKNTREKLESIVDPSLAVTEETLESICVMAELAGHCTARDPHQRPDMGHAVNVLAPLVEKWSPVDGDEPDDYLGIDLDQPLLQMVQGWQAADGAASGVVSLSVDCSKISIPARPSGFAESFTSADGR from the exons ATGGCGCTGAGAATTTTGATCAAAATCCAATCTTTATGTCTCCTGCTTGGCTTCGTCTCGGTCGCCTTCGGCGACACAGACCCTGGTGACTACAAGATTCTTGATGAGTTCCGGAAGGGGATGACCAACGCGGAGCTCCTCAAATGGCCCGACGACAACGAAGACCCCTGCGGGCCTCCGCGGTGGCCCTACGTCTTCTGCTCCGGCTCTCGCGTCACCCAGATCCAAGCCAAAAACCTGGGACTCGTCGGCACGCTCCCTCCGGACTTCAACAAGCTCTCCATGCTCGCCAACATCGGCCTCCAAGGGAACAACTTCACCGGAACCCTGCCGTCTTTCAAGGGGTTGGCCAGTTTGCAGTACGCCTACCTCGACAACAACCAGTTCGACACGATCCCCCTCGACTTCTTCGTCGGACTCGATAGCTTGCAGGTTCTCGCTCTCGACAGGATCCCTCTGAATCGAAGCACCGGGTGGATGGTGCCGGCCGACTTGGCGAACTCTGCTCAGCTGACGAACCTGTCCCTGTCGAACTGTAACCTCGCCGGTCCGCTACCGGATTTCATCGGGAACATGCGTTCCTTGATCGTCCTCAAGCTGTCCTACAACCGCCTCACCGGTGAGATTCCGGCTAGTTATTCCGGCTTGCCGTTGCAGATCCTGTGGCTGAACAGCCAGCAGGCGCCGGGGTTGTCGGGCTCCCTCGGCGTTGTTGCCTCCATGACCTTCCTGACTGATGCTTGGCTTCACGGGAACCAGTTCTCGGGGACCATCCCGAGCTCCATTTCCGCCTTGACCTCCTTGAACCGGCTGTGGCTCAACAACAACCAGCTCGTCGGACTCGTCCCTGCCAACCTGACGAGTTTGCCGCAGCTCCAGTCGTTGCACCTCGACAACAACGCGTTCATGGGACCGATCCCCAAGGTGAGCTTCAGCGATTTCACGTACGCTAACAACCCGTTCTGTCATCCTACACCGGGAGTTGCCTGCCCGCCGGACGTTGCGGCTCTCCTGGGTTTCCTCGACGGCGTCGGCTACCCTATGAGGCTCGCGAGGTCTTGGTCTGGGAACGATTCTTGCACCGGCTCGTGGTTGGGAGTGTCCTGTGCCAGCGGCAAGATTGCCATCATCAATCTGCCAAACTTCCATTTGAATGGTACGCTCAGCCCGTCGCTTGGAGAATTGGATTCACTCGTTAAGATAGCGTTGGGAGGCAACAATCTCAATGGCACGATTCCTTCCAGCCTGACGAGGTTGAAATCATTGAGATCGTTGGATCTGTCTTCGAACAACCTCTCACCTCCCGTTCCTCAATTCCCCGCTGGCGTGACAGTCGTTCTGGATGGGAATAAGATGTTGGGTACCTCTACTCCTCCCGGTGGCGATGCCCCACCGAAATCACCTGCCTCTTCtggtgcttcctcttcctcttccagctCAAAAACTCTGCTTGTTATCGTTCCAATTGCTGTTGTCGTCATAATCGTCCTCCTGGCCGTTCTGTTTCTTCTCTGGCGGAAGAAGCGGAAGACGAAGGCGCCGACTGGAATTGTCATTCAACCCAGAGACTCTTCCGCTGACCGAGACAACTTCGTCAAGATCGCGATCGCCAGCAATGGCAACATCAGCGCATCCGCAAGTGAGCTCCGCAGCATGAACAGCAGCAGCACAGGGGAGACGCACGTGATCGAGGCAGGGAACATGGTGATATCGATCCAGGTTCTTCGAGCCGCCACGGGAAACTTCGCCCCGGAGAACGTGCTTGGCCGGGGAGGGTTCGGCGTGGTCTACAAGGGCGAGTTGCACGATGGGACGACGATAGCGGTGAAGAGAACGGAGTCGGCAAGGGTAGGCAACGAGGCCTTGGGCGAGTTCCAAGCAGAGATCGCCGTGCTGTCCAAGGTTCGCCACCGCCACCTGGTGTCCATCCTGGGTTACTCCGTGGAGGACAACGAGAGGTtgctggtgtacgagtacatgccTCAGGGGGCTCTGAGCAAGCATCTCTTCCACTGGAAGCAGCTGGGACTGGAGCCATTGTCGTGGAAGAAGCGGCTTAACATTGCACTGGATGTCGCCAGAGGAATCGAGTACCTCCATAACTTTGCTAAGGAGTGCTTCATCCACAGGGATCTGAAGTCAGCAAACATACTTCTCGGCGACGACTACCGAGCCAAGGTTTCAGATTTCGGACTCGCCAAGCTTGCCCCCGACGGGAAGAACTCTGTGGCCACCAGACTCGCCGGCACTTTTGGGTATTTGGCTCCAGAATATGCTG TGACAGGGAAGGTAACGACGAAGGTCGACGTCTTCAGCTTCGGGGTGGTGTTGATGGAGCTACTGACCGGTTTAAAGGCACTGGACGAGGACCGCCCGGACGAGAGCCGCTACTTGGCCTTCTGGTTCGGCAGGATGAAGAACACGAGAGAGAAGCTCGAGAGCATCGTGGACCCGTCGCTTGCGGTGACGGAGGAGACCCTGGAGAGCATCTGCGTCATGGCGGAGCTGGCGGGGCACTGCACCGCTCGGGACCCACACCAGCGGCCGGACATGGGGCACGCGGTGAACGTGCTGGCGCCGCTGGTGGAGAAATGGAGCCCCGTCGATGGGGACGAGCCGGATGACTACCTGGGGATCGACCTCGACCAGCCGCTTCTCCAGATGGTGCAGGGGTGGCAGGCGGCGGACGGCGCTGCTTCGGGCGTCGTTTCTTTGAGCGTTGACTGCAGCAAGATCAGCATCCCGGCGAGGCCGTCGGGGTTCGCCGAGTCCTTCACCTCCGCAGACGGCCGGTGA
- the LOC103999991 gene encoding protein MKS1 translates to MVHSITSLTSVPIYFMWTLLLLHWLRLLRIMGCSDLAMDGGQASRRELLGPRPAPLRIRKDSYKLKKPPVAPPQHRPPIIIYAISPKVIHTTPDDFMSVVQRLTGAAAASSSSSSADAPLATGEVFSPAARFAVFEKPAQGAISADLLGTGGGQTQISFVNELSPAIHGGRSFPEMINCFMPSPSNFLSGGMVPSPAAFWDLFNQYQDP, encoded by the exons ATGGTGCACTCCATTACTTCATTGACTTCTGTGCCCATATATTTCatgtggactcttcttcttctgcaTTGGCTTCGCTTACTTCGCATCATGGGTTGCTCTGATCTCGCCATGGACGGTGGACAGGCGTCGAGGAGAGAGCTCCTCGGCCCCCGGCCGGCTCCTCTCAGGATCCGGAAGGACTCCTACAAGTTAAAGAAACCTCCGGTGGCGCCGCCTCAGCACCGGCCGCCGATCATAATCTACGCCATCTCGCCCAAGGTCATCCACACCACCCCTGACGACTTCATGTCGGTGGTGCAACGCCTCACCGGCGCCGCAGctgcctcctcctcttcgtcttctGCTGACGCTCCTTTAGCCACCGGGGAAGTGTTCTCCCCAGCTGCTCGTTTTGCCGTGTTCGAGAAGCCAGCGCAAGGCGCCATATCGGCTGATCTGCTAGGAACCGGTGGTG GCCAGACTCAGATTAGCTTCGTCAACGAACTCAGCCCAGCTATTCATGGTGGCAGGAGCTTTCCGGAGATGATCAACTGCTTCATGCCGAGTCCCAGCAACTTCCTATCCGGTGGAATGGTACCTTCTCCTGCAGCTTTCTGGGATCTCTTCAACCAATACCAAGATCCTTAG